The Thomasclavelia ramosa DSM 1402 genome includes a region encoding these proteins:
- a CDS encoding ribonucleotide-diphosphate reductase subunit beta gives MELKQKALFNAKGDIDVRKRRMINGNTTNLNDFNNMKYQWVSDWYRQAMNNFWIPEEINLTQDIRDYRLLSEAERTAYDKILSFLVFLDSLQTANLPNIGEYITANEINLCLTIQAFQEAVHSQSYSYMLDSICSPTKRDEILYQWKFDEHLLKRNEFIGEQYNAFLEHKDSFHLMKTIMANYILEGIYFYSGFMFFYNLGRMGKMSGSAQEIRYINRDENTHLWLFRNMIIELQKEEPTLFTPEKIEVYRNMLKRGVEEEIAWGQYVLGNRIEGLTMDMVSDYIHYLGNLRAFSLNFEPLYEGFETEPEAMKWVSIYSNANNIKTDFFEAKSTAYAKSSAIEDDL, from the coding sequence ATGGAACTTAAACAAAAAGCATTATTTAATGCTAAAGGTGATATTGATGTAAGAAAACGTCGAATGATAAATGGAAATACAACAAATCTTAATGATTTTAATAATATGAAATATCAGTGGGTCAGTGATTGGTACCGTCAGGCGATGAATAATTTTTGGATTCCAGAAGAAATAAATTTGACTCAAGATATTAGAGATTATCGTTTGTTAAGTGAGGCAGAACGAACCGCATATGATAAGATTCTTTCATTTTTAGTTTTCTTAGATTCTTTACAGACAGCCAATCTTCCTAATATTGGTGAGTATATTACAGCAAATGAAATTAATCTTTGTTTAACCATTCAAGCATTTCAAGAAGCGGTCCATTCACAAAGTTATAGCTATATGCTTGATTCAATTTGTTCACCAACTAAACGAGATGAAATTTTATATCAATGGAAATTTGATGAACATTTGTTGAAGCGAAATGAATTTATTGGTGAACAGTATAATGCATTTCTTGAACATAAAGATAGTTTTCATTTAATGAAAACGATTATGGCTAATTATATTTTGGAAGGAATTTATTTTTATTCAGGATTTATGTTCTTTTATAATTTAGGGCGAATGGGTAAGATGTCGGGATCAGCTCAAGAGATTCGTTATATTAATCGTGATGAAAATACACATTTATGGTTATTTAGAAATATGATTATTGAGCTGCAAAAGGAAGAACCGACATTATTTACCCCTGAAAAGATTGAGGTTTATCGTAATATGCTAAAACGTGGAGTTGAAGAGGAAATTGCTTGGGGGCAATATGTCTTGGGAAATCGAATTGAGGGTCTAACGATGGATATGGTCAGTGATTATATTCATTATCTCGGTAATTTAAGAGCATTTTCATTGAATTTTGAACCATTATATGAAGGATTTGAGACAGAACCTGAAGCAATGAAATGGGTAAGTATTTATAGTAATGCAAATAACATTAAGACCGATTTTTTTGAAGCAAAATCTACTGCTTATGCAAAGTCTAGTGCTATTGAAGATGATTTATAG
- a CDS encoding DUF6688 domain-containing protein has protein sequence MFYTPLYILFSNINVDVSLDNLALSSPVVSSMYLNIIMIASVGIIGYIILQSIHLNKQPPLITVFSISAMHRCYFNDFNFILSKLRCYY, from the coding sequence ATTTTTTATACACCGCTATATATTTTATTTTCAAATATTAATGTGGATGTATCATTGGATAATTTAGCTTTGTCTTCACCAGTTGTCTCGAGCATGTACTTAAATATCATTATGATAGCATCAGTAGGAATCATCGGTTATATAATTTTACAGTCTATTCACCTTAATAAACAGCCACCTTTAATTACTGTCTTTAGTATTTCAGCGATGCATAGGTGCTATTTTAATGATTTTAATTTTATTTTGTCAAAGCTCCGATGCTATTATTAA
- a CDS encoding DUF6688 family protein codes for MLLLRREHEAIVNHQLCITNTFEQVFKEKMLKLYKKVRYLCNTHGYPFTKNIHSKYLADLIYLKMKLL; via the coding sequence ATGCTATTATTAAGGCGTGAACATGAAGCTATTGTTAATCATCAATTATGTATCACTAATACTTTTGAACAGGTTTTTAAAGAAAAAATGCTAAAACTTTATAAAAAAGTTCGGTATCTTTGTAATACTCATGGATATCCTTTTACTAAAAATATTCATTCAAAATATCTTGCTGATTTAATTTATCTAAAAATGAAGCTTCTATGA
- a CDS encoding ABC transporter ATP-binding protein — translation MYLQLENVEKYYGENENRVQVLKGVNGSIERGEICVMLGPSGSGKSTLLNLIGGIEIIDYGNVIVGGIDLASLSKTKLGLYRRDTLGFVFQFYHLVPNLTVKENIETGAYLSKTPLAVETLLDKLGLKEHCNRYPNQLSGGQQQRTAIGRALAKNPKLLLCDEPTGALDYHTSKDILELLEQINQDYGTTILIVTHNDAIAKMAHRVLRLRDGQIVSNYLNTSRINAKELEW, via the coding sequence ATGTATTTGCAATTAGAAAATGTAGAAAAATATTATGGTGAAAATGAAAATCGGGTTCAAGTTTTAAAAGGGGTCAATGGTTCAATAGAACGCGGTGAAATCTGTGTTATGCTAGGACCTTCAGGCTCTGGTAAATCAACATTATTAAATTTAATTGGAGGTATCGAAATAATTGATTATGGTAATGTGATAGTTGGTGGAATTGATTTAGCATCTTTATCAAAAACAAAATTAGGGTTATACCGGCGGGATACTTTGGGCTTTGTTTTCCAATTTTATCATCTAGTCCCAAATTTAACAGTAAAAGAAAATATTGAAACAGGTGCATATTTGAGTAAGACACCACTAGCTGTTGAAACACTATTAGATAAATTAGGATTAAAAGAACATTGCAATAGGTATCCTAATCAATTATCAGGAGGACAGCAGCAACGAACTGCAATTGGTCGTGCTCTAGCAAAAAATCCTAAATTATTATTATGTGATGAACCGACAGGAGCTTTAGATTATCATACATCTAAAGATATTTTAGAATTATTAGAACAGATTAATCAGGATTATGGAACAACTATTTTAATTGTTACTCATAATGATGCAATTGCTAAAATGGCACATCGCGTGCTGCGTTTGCGAGATGGACAAATTGTTTCAAACTATTTAAATACATCACGAATCAATGCTAAAGAGTTAGAATGGTAG